Proteins from a genomic interval of Lycium ferocissimum isolate CSIRO_LF1 unplaced genomic scaffold, AGI_CSIRO_Lferr_CH_V1 ctg60, whole genome shotgun sequence:
- the LOC132045118 gene encoding uncharacterized protein LOC132045118, which yields MQVMQPPHQHSRINLAELKAQLVRKLGPEKFKQYFYYLNRLLSLKISKVEFNKLCLRILGRENIPLHNQFIRSILRNACSAKVPPPTQETDALKPGAAVGSNGSPNDAYEQNGSHVSSSQASSQPGLSNGDILPLSPGKARTSFLDRRTGDRRTVLGQNGKTNFTIQQPTATESSFDVMENGDTNPPDARRAVQHYQGLLQQADDEREASGQETARFSVIKRSQEGPVSVYKNDGKDMHARSQLQAPLGVPFCPVSVGGARKALPLATNSKCVTSSSCGALLDSVSLRERMEQIAAEQGLEGVASSCANLLNNGLDAYLRGLIRSCVQLVGARSGHEPIINNTKKQQTHMKLVNGLRPGLHSQISSSSRPSEVMQGHAPNNLISLQDFRVAMELNSRQLGEDWPLLLEKICTRSFEE from the coding sequence ATGCAAGTCATGCAACCGCCACATCAGCATTCGCGAATCAATCTTGCTGAACTGAAAGCTCAGTTAGTGAGGAAACTTGGACCTGAGAAGTTTAAACAGTACTTTTATTACTTAAATAGGTTATTGAGTTTGAAAATAAGCAAGGTTGAGTTCAATAAGCTTTGTCTTAGGATATTGGGCAGAGAGAACATTCCACTGCATAATCAGTTCATTCGTTCCATTTTGAGAAATGCTTGTAGCGCAAAAGTTCCACCGCCAACTCAGGAGACTGATGCTTTGAAGCCTGGTGCAGCAGTTGGCAGTAATGGGTCCCCAAATGATGCTTATGAGCAAAATGGATCGCATGTTTCTTCAAGCCAGGCTTCAAGTCAACCAGGTTTGTCTAATGGGGATATTCTCCCATTATCTCCTGGAAAGGCCAGAACAAGCTTTCTTGATCGTAGGACTGGGGATCGCCGTACTGTGCTTGGTCAAAACGGGAAGACCAATTTCACTATTCAACAACCGACAGCGACAGAATCAAGTTTTGATGTTATGGAGAATGGGGATACCAATCCACCTGATGCACGGAGGGCTGTGCAGCATTATCAAGGACTCTTGCAGCAGGCTGATGATGAAAGGGAGGCATCTGGTCAAGAAACTGCTAGATTTTCTGTAATAAAGAGATCACAGGAAGGTCCAGTTTCAGTATATAAAAATGACGGGAAAGATATGCATGCAAGGAGCCAGCTCCAAGCTCCGCTTGGGGTTCCATTTTGCCCTGTTAGTGTTGGTGGAGCACGTAAAGCGTTGCCTTTGGCAACAAATAGTAAATGTGTTACCTCTTCTAGTTGTGGTGCTTTGTTGGATAGTGTATCTCTGAGGGAACGCATGGAGCAGATTGCTGCAGAACAAGGCCTTGAAGGAGTGGCCAGCAGTTGTGCCAACTTGTTGAACAATGGATTAGATGCTTACTTAAGAGGTTTAATTCGATCTTGTGTTCAACTTGTTGGGGCAAGGTCAGGGCATGAGCCTATAATAAACAACACCAAAAAGCAGCAGACCCATATGAAGCTCGTCAACGGCCTCAGACCTGGTCTTCATTCTCAAATAAGTAGTAGTAGTAGACCTTCAGAAGTCATGCAAGGACATGCTCCCAATAACTTGATATCGTTGCAAGATTTTAGGGTTGCCATGGAGCTGAACTCCCGACAACTTGGCGAAGACTGGCCATTGCTGCTGGAAAAAATATGTACACGCTCATTTGAAGAATAA